The Corynebacterium poyangense genome includes a window with the following:
- a CDS encoding DUF5808 domain-containing protein encodes MNIIRRHDDGILRIAGIPVGGMSGLTSESRLRSFEPENPHFFIPRRLGVGWDLNLGAVAVRLGMIRPDDSIPDLATYIPQKIYTAAHLTPWLNTCIIHACAWKLSQKPQVISNWGLSGKPRHRTSGNKMALHTLIANSALLFYAFSSPAPGPEKTSSYPELVSSAEVVSLQLALILNALASYRIPPSSARRPVSAAAGLILAPVLSTALCVGIVKSALHHLDRELRNQKNARSHQ; translated from the coding sequence ATGAACATTATTCGACGCCATGACGACGGCATTCTTCGTATCGCAGGTATTCCCGTAGGAGGTATGTCGGGACTTACCTCAGAGTCGAGATTACGAAGCTTTGAACCAGAAAATCCTCATTTTTTCATCCCTCGACGGCTAGGTGTTGGATGGGACCTTAACCTAGGCGCAGTAGCTGTCCGACTTGGCATGATTCGCCCCGATGACTCCATTCCGGATCTTGCTACCTATATTCCGCAAAAGATTTATACCGCCGCCCACCTAACTCCGTGGCTAAATACTTGCATTATCCATGCCTGCGCCTGGAAACTATCACAGAAACCTCAAGTCATCAGTAATTGGGGACTCAGTGGAAAGCCTCGACACCGCACCTCCGGGAACAAGATGGCGCTTCACACCCTCATCGCAAATTCGGCGCTGTTATTTTATGCTTTTTCCTCTCCGGCTCCGGGACCGGAAAAAACAAGTTCCTACCCCGAATTAGTGTCATCCGCCGAGGTCGTTAGTTTACAGCTAGCGCTCATCCTCAACGCGCTAGCTAGCTACCGGATTCCACCATCTTCAGCTCGACGCCCCGTCTCTGCTGCCGCGGGCTTAATCCTTGCTCCGGTACTTAGCACTGCCTTGTGTGTCGGGATCGTGAAATCCGCTTTGCATCATCTTGATCGTGAGTTAAGGAACCAAAAAAATGCACGTTCACATCAGTGA
- a CDS encoding PadR family transcriptional regulator produces the protein MAESQLRKGALELIVLGTLEKQSAYGGALVARMNHEAGLEVSSGTLYPLLSRLKKAKLLSTDWEESPSGPPRKIYHITPAGVARLQALYSEWEKLSAVVAWVQAPRRQSEGRE, from the coding sequence ATGGCTGAATCTCAATTGCGTAAAGGCGCCTTGGAGCTCATTGTCTTAGGCACTTTAGAAAAACAGTCAGCATATGGCGGTGCTTTAGTGGCTCGGATGAATCATGAGGCGGGTTTAGAGGTGTCGAGCGGCACTCTCTATCCCCTGCTCAGCCGTCTAAAGAAGGCGAAACTTCTGAGCACTGACTGGGAGGAGTCCCCTTCTGGTCCACCGCGAAAGATTTATCACATTACTCCTGCTGGCGTTGCTCGGCTTCAGGCACTTTATAGCGAGTGGGAAAAACTGAGCGCCGTGGTGGCTTGGGTGCAGGCCCCGCGTCGCCAATCGGAAGGAAGGGAATAG
- a CDS encoding fumarylacetoacetate hydrolase family protein, giving the protein MRLATIRTSDGTIAARVEDPDRLLITPLPEYPDVKALLREDKWRDIAANADSQPLKINKTDLAPVIPHPDKIICVGLNYANHIQEMGHDLPDVPTLFIKFAEALAGPYDEISIAPWAQSTIDWEGELAVIIAKDARRVREHNAADYIAGYAVINDATNREFQNRTLQWHQGKSLESSAGFGPWLTTTDSWSPGGQLHTFLNETEMQSAATDDLVFSPEKLVEFISHLYPLRAGDVIATGTPGGVGHARSPQRYIAHNDQLRITIDGLGEIAHRFCFEKA; this is encoded by the coding sequence ATGCGTCTAGCTACTATCAGAACGTCCGACGGTACTATAGCGGCCCGAGTTGAGGACCCCGACCGCCTTCTTATTACTCCTCTTCCTGAATATCCCGATGTCAAAGCTCTACTTCGTGAGGACAAGTGGCGCGATATTGCCGCCAATGCAGATAGTCAACCACTGAAAATCAATAAAACTGATTTAGCACCGGTGATCCCGCATCCGGATAAGATTATTTGCGTTGGTCTCAATTACGCCAATCACATCCAGGAAATGGGGCATGATCTGCCCGATGTCCCTACTCTCTTTATAAAATTTGCCGAGGCATTGGCTGGGCCCTATGACGAAATTTCCATCGCTCCCTGGGCTCAATCAACCATAGACTGGGAGGGCGAGCTAGCAGTCATTATTGCTAAGGATGCTCGACGTGTACGTGAACACAATGCCGCTGACTATATCGCCGGGTACGCGGTCATCAATGACGCGACAAACCGAGAGTTTCAAAATCGTACTTTGCAATGGCACCAGGGTAAATCCCTAGAAAGTAGTGCCGGTTTTGGTCCTTGGCTTACCACGACTGATTCTTGGTCTCCTGGGGGGCAACTTCATACCTTCCTTAACGAGACGGAAATGCAATCTGCCGCCACTGATGACCTGGTTTTTAGTCCAGAAAAGTTGGTTGAATTTATCAGTCACCTCTATCCTCTGCGCGCCGGAGATGTCATCGCTACCGGCACTCCCGGCGGGGTAGGCCATGCGCGCTCCCCTCAGCGATACATTGCGCATAATGATCAATTGCGGATCACGATTGATGGGCTTGGAGAAATTGCCCACCGCTTCTGTTTTGAAAAAGCCTAA